In Cryptococcus neoformans var. neoformans B-3501A chromosome 3, whole genome shotgun sequence, the DNA window CGGGTGACTTACTGGGGGGTTGGCTTTGATCGCGCTGACATTGACGTTTTGTCATGAACTCGTCTTCAGATAGAGCACCCGGCCGCCATTATGCGCATCTTGTTCTACCCCGCTTTAGGCGAGCGACAAGTTGATGAGCTGATGCCCGGCATTGGAGTATGTCtgcttttttcttttttttctttttttgcgCATGGACAATTCTGATGGGCATGTTTTTGGTTTAAGGCACACACAGATTTTGAATGCTTTACTATTCTGAGGCAGGATGACGTTCCGTCCGCTTTGCAAGTGCAAAATCGAAAAGGCCAATGTGAGTGGAACGTAAATTATTTCGCATCAGATATAGCTAAACTCTCACTTTTACATTAAAGGGGTTGATGCGCCATACATGCCTGACACATTTGTGATCAACATTGGTGATCAGTTTGCCCGTTGGACCAGTGAGTAGTTTTTCCTTGATACAAACATTTGGAATGTCTCATTGAAGCGTCGGTGTTTCCCATCCAAGATGATATTTTTGTGTCAACCAGACACCGTGTTCTTCCCGCGCTATCCAAGGATCGGTATTCcatcccattcttctttggttGCGATCACGATGTCCCTCTTATCCCGCCCGATACCTGTGTGACTGCAGACAGGCCAGCTAAATACGAAACTATGACTGCTGGTGCGTACGTACACATGCGGCTCTCTGACATTTATAAAGTCAAGGAGACGTGATTTGCCTATCCCATTCATAGATGCATGCACAGCAAACGTGATTAAAACATTCTTTAAAGCATTCCAATGGATTCCTTTTCTAGCGGAAAGCTGCTCCTTTCATTTTATCATTCATTGGCTGACTCTAGAACAATCACATCTCGACTCGAAtgtttcatcttccacagATGTACAACAAAAAAGCGCACCCTAGACTGCTTTTATAACGGTTGTCGTCAGTATGCTTGGCGAAATAATTTTCAAGACTTGAAGAGACTTACACGCTCTTATCCATTCACCAATTCACCGCAGACAATGTATTTACCTTCGAAATGTTGATGCCACCCCCGCATGTTCTCACTGTAAGAAAGTTTCGTGATGAATTTAGTTCCATCCAATAGCAAACGCACTGATTTTGGAGAATATGATAACTCACATTTCAGAAGGCGTGAGATCAGAAAGATCGTCAAGAGGTTCGTCGATGGAGGTGAGGACTTCTAAAAAATGGAGATTGCCATAAGCGTGACGGTACTACTCTTGGACGACAGACCACACTTGCCTGGCTCAAAAGACTGTTTGGCCATGCCTCGAGACGCATCTCGCCCAGCAAAGTTACCATAGACACCATCTTAATTCCACGCCATGGCAGGAGAATaaaacaagaaggaaaagaaaaacgtCAGCTCATTAATCGTAGCACATCTACGTACTACGTACCAGGTCCATAGAATGTCCTGCCAGCCGTGACATCAAAAACCGTCCGTTCGCCGTTTGGATCTATTTTTCCGTCGGGAGCGACCCTCATGATGGCGAGGAGTATGCGATCGCCGTTGGTGCCGTCATACTGGGCAAGCTGTGCAGGAGTGAATGTTGAGTGACATATGACGTGCGGATGCTCTGCGGGGAGCGAGTTGTACTCTGGCGGGGTGTGCGGTGGAGGCGGGACGAGGATGCGgtaggcgaggaagaggaggggggggacgaggaggaggttgaggggGTTGCTGAGGGACATGGGGGCGGCGGAGTGGGGGAGGATGCGTGCAGTGGCTCGGGCGCACTTGTCACCCGCGCGGCAGAACGGCGTTCGGCGGTGGCCGCGCGGCGTGTTGTTTCTGTTTTCTTCCGTTTTTCCATCACTTACCATTCCATTTGATCGCCGCGTCCCTTTCGATCGTCTCCATCCCACATGTCCGCCGGCACTACCGTCACCTACGCTAGGCTTCCCCCGCCCCACGCCCTGCTGAGGGGCGcccctctccccctccgCGCATACATCCGCTCCCCCCAAGCCTTCACCGCCTCCGCCCCCATCCCCCTCGCCACGCGAGCCCGGCTCCCACAGTTGATCCCGCTCGCCTCCCTGCGCTTTGTCTCCACACAGCCCCAGCCATCCTCGCCCCCTCCGCCGTACCCCCCTCCTGTCCACTCGCCGGCCCCCGCCGCACATCGCATCAACTCGGCAGAACCTGCCATCGGCACCCCgccccctcttcccccgGCCCCGCAGGGCAGTCTTCCGCCAAAGGTCACCGACCTTGCTGCCGCCCACGAAAAGgcgttggagaagaaggatgagaagaagaagcccaCGGGACCTTTGCCTGCCCGCGTATGGGCCAGCGTCAAAAAGGAAGCCGCGCATTACTGGGCAGGGACAAAGCTGCTGGGACAGGAAATCAAGATCAGCGGAAAGCTCCAGTGGAAGGTATTGAACGGTGGTACCCTTACTAGgcgagaaagaagacagGTAAATGTGGCGCCTGGCTGATCCCTGGTCTGGGCACTGACTATTCTCTGTGCAGCTGCGACGAACAACCATAGATCTGTTGCGGCTCCTCCCGTTCTCCGTGTTCTTAGTGGTGCCTTTCATGGAGCTTCTGCTTCCTGTTGctctcaagctcttccCTAATATGCTTCCCAGCACATTTGAAGGGGAGTTTGCCGCGGTGGGTGCAAAGGATCTTTGACCATGCAAGTCGCTGACTTTCAGTCTCAGAATGAAAAACAGAGAAAGCTGCTGCGAGTGCGAATAGAAATGGCCAAGTTCCTGCAAGAAACCGTCAGGGAATCAGGACTAAAGGCGGACAGCGTTGTGCGGAGTGACGAGTTCAAGGAGTTCTTCCGAAAGGCAAGTGGCCTTTACCATGATATGATTCCTTGAATGACAGGCGTGCAGGTTCGATCCACTGGGGAGACCCCCAACCAGACTGATGTCGTTCGAGTTGCCAAACTCTTCCATGATGACATCACCCTTGATAACCTTTCTCGTTCCCAGCTTGTTTCGATGTGTCGGTACATGAACATCAACGCGTTCGGTACTGATAACTTTTTGAAACACCAAATTCGTAGCAAGCTCGAAAAATTCCGAGTTGACGATATGGTAGGTATACGATGTCTCAGTCCACTGCCCTATCGGCTAATTCCAACATAGATGATCCATGCCGAAGGCGTTGACTCTCTTTCCACCAAAGAACTGCAACATGCCTGCCAGTCTCGTGGTATTCGTTTCCTAGGTGTCTCTCCAGCACGCTTGCGCGAAGAGCTGGAGAAATGGATTGAGCTCCATTATATCAATGGTATATCTGGTGTGCTGCTTGTCCTGAGTCGAGCATTCAACTTTGAGCAGAAAGGAGACGACATCATGGAGAGTTTGGTCATTACCTTGAGCAGCTTGCCGGAGAACTTGGTACGTCCCTCAGTTACATCACACGACAAGGGTTGTTCCCGCTGACAGTTTCAATCCCTTCTAGTTGAATGAGGCTGAACTCCATGTTTTGGACGAAGCCTCTTACAAGCAAAAGCTTGAGGTCctgcaacagcagcaagaactgattgaggatgaagctgaGCAAGAAAAGGTACGATATAGGCCGTTACTAAAGTGTGCGATCGAGCTAATTCAGATCATAGGAGGAGCAAGACGCTCtaaaagaagaacaggagaagaaagaagcagaggaaacCGCAAGGCgggagcaagaagaggcggaCAAGGCGGTCGAGGTATCCCCTGCtgccaaggaag includes these proteins:
- a CDS encoding hypothetical protein (Match to ESTs gb|CF190089.1|CF190089, gb|CF186270.1|CF186270); its protein translation is MSLSNPLNLLLVPPLLFLAYRILVPPPPHTPPEYNSLPAEHPHVICHSTFTPAQLAQYDGTNGDRILLAIMRVAPDGKIDPNGERTVFDVTAGRTFYGPDGVYGNFAGRDASRGMAKQSFEPEVLTSIDEPLDDLSDLTPSEIENMRGWHQHFEGKYIVCGELVNG